A genomic segment from Pseudomonadota bacterium encodes:
- a CDS encoding alpha/beta hydrolase, translating to MRGASPPARAASTCLSAQREATPAPRNEPIMATLVLVHGMWHGGWCWRTVARALRAAGHEVYTPTLTGLGERSHLLSPMAGVNLHVEDVVNVLRFEDLNDAILVGHSYGGMVITGVAGRVPERLATLVYIDAYVPRDGESMLSLREPDANRQLLAQVRDAGAGWRMPPPPVENFHLQTDDGRSWVQQHLCEAAFAAYTEPLRVAREWTGPRVYIRAQDHPWAPFDAVYQQAIADPRWQAHLVAGGHDLMVDAPEEVARILLSLAQAAE from the coding sequence ATGAGGGGCGCAAGCCCCCCCGCGCGCGCGGCGTCGACGTGCCTGTCGGCTCAGAGGGAGGCCACGCCGGCTCCGAGAAACGAGCCCATCATGGCCACCTTAGTTCTGGTTCACGGGATGTGGCACGGCGGCTGGTGCTGGCGCACCGTGGCCCGAGCCTTGCGGGCCGCGGGTCATGAGGTCTACACCCCCACGCTGACGGGCCTGGGGGAACGCTCGCATCTGCTCAGTCCGATGGCCGGCGTCAACCTGCACGTCGAAGACGTGGTGAACGTGCTGCGATTCGAAGATCTGAACGACGCCATACTGGTCGGGCACTCATACGGAGGAATGGTCATCACCGGCGTGGCCGGCCGCGTCCCTGAACGCCTCGCCACCCTGGTCTACATCGACGCCTACGTTCCCCGCGACGGTGAATCGATGCTGTCCCTGCGCGAGCCCGACGCCAACCGCCAGCTGCTCGCCCAGGTGCGCGATGCGGGAGCGGGCTGGCGAATGCCCCCTCCCCCTGTCGAGAACTTCCACCTCCAGACCGACGACGGGCGCAGCTGGGTGCAGCAGCACCTCTGCGAAGCCGCCTTCGCCGCCTACACCGAACCCCTGCGCGTCGCGCGCGAATGGACGGGACCCCGCGTGTACATCCGAGCGCAAGACCATCCGTGGGCGCCCTTCGACGCGGTGTATCAGCAGGCCATTGCCGACCCGCGATGGCAGGCGCATCTCGTGGCCGGCGGGCACGACCTCATGGTCGACGCGCCTGAAGAGGTTGCGCGCATCCTGCTGTCGCTGGCGCAGGCTGCGGAGTAA